A genomic window from Brassica oleracea var. oleracea cultivar TO1000 chromosome C8, BOL, whole genome shotgun sequence includes:
- the LOC106312140 gene encoding cysteine proteinase RD21a-like: protein MKLLNTALVILLLTMIAVSSAIDMSIISYDKNHHTISAGSRSDAEVYKLYEEWLVKHGKVQNSLTEKDRRFEIFKDNLRFIDDHNGKNLSYRLGLTKFADLTNDEYRSMYVGSRLKRKSTRTSLRYEARVGDALPESVDWRKEGAVAEVKDQGSCGSCWAFSAIGAVEGINKIVTGDLISLSEQELVDCDTSYNEGCNGGLMDYAFEFIMNNGGIDTEEDYPYKGVDGRCDQTRKNAKVVTIDSYEDVPANSEESLKKALSNQPISVAIEGGGRAFQLYDSGIFDGICGTDLDHGVLAVGYGTENGKDYWIVKNSWGSSWGESGYIRMERNIAASAGKCGIAVEPSYPIKNGQNPPNPGPSPPSPIKPPTQCDSYYTCPQSNTCCCLFEFGKYCLSWGCCPLEAATCCDDNYSCCPHDYPVCDLDQGTCLMSKNSPFSVKALKRKPATPFWSHGRKNIV, encoded by the exons ATGAAGCTCCTTAATACAGCTCTGGTGATCCTTCTCCTAACGATGATCGCCGTCTCATCGGCGATAGATATGTCGATCATTTCCTACGATAAAAATCACCACACCATCTCCGCGGGCAGCCGGAGCGACGCCGAGGTTTATAAACTCTACGAGGAGTGGCTAGTGAAACACGGGAAGGTTCAGAATTCTCTTACAGAGAAAGACCGACGGTTCGAGATCTTTAAAGACAATCTCCGTTTCATCGACGACCACAACGGGAAGAATCTTAGTTACAGATTGGGTCTTACGAAGTTCGCGGATCTCACTAACGATGAGTATAGATCCATGTACGTCGGCTCTAGGCTCAAGAGGAAATCCACAAGGACCAGCCTTCGCTACGAGGCGCGTGTAGGTGACGCGCTCCCGGAGAGCGTTGACTGGAGGAAGGAAGGTGCGGTGGCTGAGGTTAAAGATCAGGGAAGCTGCG GGAGTTGTTGGGCGTTTTCAGCCATCGGGGCAGTGGAGGGCATAAACAAAATCGTGACCGGAGACTTAATATCTTTGTCAGAGCAAGAATTGGTTGATTGTGACACTTCATACAATGAAGGTTGTAACGGAGGCCTCATGGACTATGCCTTTGAGTTCATTATGAACAACGGTGGAATTGATACAGAGGAAGACTATCCATACAAGGGTGTTGATGGACGTTGTGACCAGACCAGA AAAAACGCTAAAGTTGTCACGATTGATTCATATGAGGATGTGCCTGCCAATAGCGAAGAATCCTTGAAGAAAGCACTTTCTAACCAACCAATTAGCGTCGCCATTGAGGGTGGTGGTCGTGCGTTCCAGCTCTATGATTCA GGTATATTCGATGGAATTTGCGGAACAGATCTGGACCACGGAGTTTTGGCGGTCGGATACGGAACAGAGAACGGCAAAGACTACTGGATTGTGAAAAACTCATGGGGGTCAAGCTGGGGAGAGAGCGGGTACATAAGGATGGAGCGTAACATTGCAGCTTCAGCCGGAAAATGTGGAATCGCTGTGGAGCCTTCATATCCGATCAAAAATGGCCAAAACCCACCAAACCCAGGACCTTCACCTCCATCTCCGATCAAGCCTCCAACCCAATGTGACAGTTACTACACATGTCCCCAGAGCAACACTTGTTGTTGTCTCTTTGAGTTTGGCAAGTACTGCCTTTCTTGGGGATGTTGCCCACTAGAAGCAGCCACTTGTTGTGATGACAACTATAGTTGCTGCCCTCACGACTACCCCGTTTGTGACCTTGATCAAGGAACTTGTTTAATG AGCAAGAACAGTCCGTTTAGTGTCAAGGCCTTAAAGCGCAAACCTGCAACGCCATTCTGGTCACATGGCAGGAAGAACATTGTGTAA